From the genome of Penaeus monodon isolate SGIC_2016 chromosome 16, NSTDA_Pmon_1, whole genome shotgun sequence, one region includes:
- the LOC119583083 gene encoding uncharacterized protein DDB_G0292642-like has translation MSRRNSISSRISSRRSRNSRRNSRRNSISSRISSRRSRNSRRNSISSRISSRRSRNSRRNSISSRISSRRSRNSRRNSISRRISSPSSRYSRRNSISGRISSPSSRYSRRNSISGRISSRRSRNSRRNSRRNSISGRISSRRSRNSRRNSISGRISSRRSRMSRRNSISGRISSRRSRNSRRNSISSRISSRRSRNSRRNSISGRISSRRSRNSRRNSISGRISSRRSRNSRRNSRRNSISSRISSRRSRNSRRNSISSRISSRRSRMSRRNSISGRISSRRS, from the coding sequence ATGAGCAGGAGAAATAGCATTAGTAGTCGTATAAGTAGCCGCAGGAGTAGAAATAGCAGGAGAAATAGCAGGAGAAATAGCATTAGTAGTCGTATAAGTAGCCGCAGGAGTAGAAATAGCAGGAGAAATAGCATTAGTAGTCGTATAAGTAGCCGCAGGAGTAGAAATAGCAGGAGAAATAGCATTAGTAGTCGTATAAGTAGCCGCAGGAGTAGAAATAGCAGGAGAAATAGCATTAGTCGTCGTATAAGTAGTCCCAGTAGTAGATATAGCAGGAGAAATAGCATTAGTGGTCGTATAAGTAGTCCCAGTAGTAGATATAGCAGGAGAAATAGCATTAGTGGTCGTATAAGTAGCCGCAGGAGTAGAAATAGCAGGAGAAATAGCAGGAGAAATAGCATTAGTGGTCGTATAAGTAGCCGCAGGAGTAGAAATAGCAGGAGAAATAGCATTAGTGGTCGTATAAGTAGCCGCAGGAGTAGAATGAGCAGGAGAAATAGCATTAGTGGTCGTATAAGTAGCCGCAGGAGTAGAAATAGCAGGAGAAATAGCATTAGCAGTCGTATAAGTAGCCGCAGGAGTAGAAATAGCAGGAGAAATAGCATTAGTGGTCGTATAAGTAGCCGCAGGAGTAGAAATAGCAGGAGAAATAGCATTAGTGGTCGTATAAGTAGCCGCAGGAGTAGAAATAGCAGGAGAAATAGCAGGAGAAATAGCATTAGTAGTCGTATAAGTAGCCGCAGGAGTAGAAATAGCAGGAGAAATAGCATTAGTAGTCGTATAAGTAGCCGCAGGAGTAGAATGAGCAGGAGAAATAGCATTAGTGGTCGTATAAGTAGCCGCAGGAGTTGA
- the LOC119583084 gene encoding serine/arginine-rich splicing factor 8-like — MPTPCLPLSPNNKTSRKYTLERPSKEFSNDMTMHYLIPMFSRSRRRRNSISSRISSRRSRNSRRKFISGRISSRRSRKSRRNSISGRISSPSSRYSRRNSISGRISSPSSRYSRRNSISGRISSRRSRNSRRNSISSRRSSRRSRNSRRNSISSRISSRRSRNSRRNSRRNSISSRISSRRSRNSRRNSISSRISSRRSRNSRRNSISGRISSRRS; from the exons GTCACCCAACAACAAGACCTCGCGCAAGTACACGTTAGAACGGCCATCAAAAGAATTCTCTAATGATATGACAATGCACTACCTTATCCCAATGTT TTCTAGAAGTAGACGCAGGAGAAATAGCATTAGTAGTCGTATAAGTAGCCGCAGGAGTAGAAATAGCAGGAGAAAATTTATTAGTGGTCGTATAAGTAGCCGCAGGAGTAGAAAGAGCAGGAGAAATAGCATTAGTGGTCGTATAAGTAGTCCCAGTAGTAGATATAGCAGGAGAAATAGCATTAGTGGTCGTATAAGTAGTCCCAGTAGTAGATATAGCAGGAGAAATAGCATTAGTGGTCGTATAAGTAGCCGCAGGAGTAGAAATAGCAGGAGAAATAGCATTAGTAGTCGTAGAAGTAGCCGCAGGAGTAGAAATAGCAGGAGAAATAGCATTAGTAGTCGTATAAGTAGCCGCAGGAGTAGAAATAGCAGGAGAAATAGCAGGAGAAATAGCATTAGTAGTCGTATAAGTAGCCGCAGGAGTAGAAATAGCAGGAGAAATAGCATTAGTAGTCGTATAAGTAGCCGCAGAAGTAGAAATAGCAGGAGAAATAGCATTAGTGGTCGTATAAGTAGCCGCAGGAGTTGA